From Pseudomonadota bacterium, one genomic window encodes:
- a CDS encoding cyanophycinase — MPPAKSVENTERGLIIPIGGAEEKLQDPKILDRFVEECGGGNARIAIIPTASELEDTGRNYEKLFRRLGIPHAQVLKFETRAECTDGEDLEYIQRADGVFMTGGNQLRLSTTLGGTEVARLIRRRNAEGMHVAGTSAGAAFMPEHMIAGGYEGSTPMPDMVTLAPGLGLTNAFMIDQHFRQRDRLGRLLTALAYNPFVVGIGLDEDTAAFIRPGDSLEVVGSGGITIVDPTELSHSSMDSARRGEPVSLINVRLHILVHGGRFDISTREAHPQ, encoded by the coding sequence ATGCCCCCGGCGAAGAGCGTAGAGAACACCGAGCGCGGCCTGATCATTCCGATCGGCGGCGCGGAGGAAAAGCTGCAGGACCCGAAGATCCTGGACCGTTTCGTGGAGGAGTGCGGCGGCGGCAATGCGCGCATCGCCATCATCCCCACGGCCTCGGAACTCGAAGACACGGGGCGTAACTACGAGAAGCTATTCCGCCGCTTAGGCATTCCCCACGCGCAGGTGCTCAAGTTCGAGACCCGCGCCGAATGCACCGATGGGGAAGATCTCGAATACATCCAGCGCGCCGACGGCGTGTTCATGACCGGCGGCAACCAGCTGCGCCTGTCGACGACCCTGGGCGGCACGGAAGTGGCGCGCCTCATCCGCCGCCGCAACGCCGAGGGCATGCACGTGGCGGGCACCTCGGCCGGCGCCGCCTTCATGCCCGAGCACATGATCGCCGGCGGCTACGAGGGCTCGACGCCCATGCCCGACATGGTCACCCTGGCGCCGGGCCTCGGCCTCACCAATGCCTTCATGATCGACCAGCACTTCCGCCAGCGCGATCGCCTGGGCCGCCTGCTCACCGCCCTGGCCTACAACCCCTTCGTGGTGGGCATCGGGCTCGACGAGGACACGGCGGCGTTCATCCGTCCCGGCGATTCGCTGGAAGTGGTCGGCAGCGGGGGCATCACGATCGTCGATCCCACCGAGCTCAGCCACTCCTCCATGGACAGTGCGCGACGCGGCGAGCCCGTGAGCCTGATCAACGTGCGTCTGCACATCCTGGTGCACGGCGGACGTTTCGATATTTCCACGCGCGAGGCGCATCCGCAGTAG
- the iadA gene encoding beta-aspartyl-peptidase → MMPPRHRTLTRPVLTLLLNARLATVQPADAAHTLLIGGGKVLWLGTHAPRLDDALEVDVVDLDGALTLPGLIDGHTHMTGGGGESGFSSRVPPVALSHYTSAGVTSAVGLLGTDDTTRDTQSLVAAARGLRELGLGAWCYTGGYHVPPVTLTGSVRGDIVNIDPILGVGELALSDHRSSQPTVEELLRIASDCHVAGLITGKAGICHLHLGDGPRGLALVREALAMSELPPRVFNPTHINRQVALFEEALTLARSGCYVDITAYELADGEAGYGAVEAMERYLASDAPPDRITISSDGGGCLPQFDDEGVLTHMDIGTPATLAGTLKALLQHGADLQRTVAAFTANPARLLRLPGKGVIAPGADADLVVLDAQYDIDAVMLGGTWHRRHGEQLIRGPFEQR, encoded by the coding sequence ATGATGCCCCCTCGCCACCGCACTTTGACCCGCCCTGTGCTGACCCTCCTGCTCAACGCCCGGCTCGCCACCGTGCAGCCTGCCGACGCCGCGCACACGCTCCTGATCGGCGGCGGCAAGGTGCTGTGGCTCGGCACCCACGCGCCGCGTTTGGACGACGCGCTGGAAGTGGACGTGGTGGATCTGGACGGTGCCCTGACCCTGCCGGGCCTCATCGATGGGCACACGCACATGACGGGGGGCGGTGGCGAATCGGGCTTCTCGAGCCGCGTGCCGCCGGTAGCCCTGAGCCACTACACCTCTGCGGGGGTGACCTCCGCCGTGGGCCTGCTCGGCACGGACGACACCACCCGCGACACCCAATCCCTGGTGGCGGCCGCTCGCGGCCTGCGCGAACTCGGCTTGGGCGCCTGGTGCTACACGGGCGGCTACCACGTGCCGCCCGTCACCCTCACGGGCAGCGTGCGCGGCGACATCGTCAACATCGATCCGATCCTCGGCGTGGGCGAACTCGCCCTGAGCGATCACCGCTCGAGCCAGCCGACGGTGGAGGAGCTGCTGCGCATCGCCAGCGACTGCCACGTCGCAGGGCTCATCACCGGCAAGGCGGGCATCTGCCACCTCCACCTCGGCGATGGTCCGCGCGGCCTCGCCCTGGTGCGCGAGGCCTTGGCGATGAGCGAGCTGCCGCCGCGGGTGTTCAATCCGACGCATATCAATCGTCAGGTGGCGCTCTTCGAAGAGGCCCTGACCCTGGCCCGCAGCGGCTGCTACGTCGACATCACGGCCTACGAGCTCGCCGATGGCGAAGCCGGCTACGGCGCCGTGGAGGCGATGGAGCGCTACCTCGCGAGCGATGCGCCGCCCGATCGCATCACCATCAGTTCTGACGGCGGCGGCTGCCTGCCCCAGTTCGACGACGAGGGCGTGCTCACCCACATGGATATCGGCACCCCCGCGACCCTGGCCGGCACGCTCAAGGCCCTGCTGCAGCACGGCGCGGACCTGCAGCGAACGGTGGCAGCCTTCACCGCCAACCCGGCGCGCCTGCTGCGCCTGCCCGGCAAGGGCGTGATTGCACCGGGCGCGGATGCGGACCTGGTGGTGCTCGATGCGCAGTACGATATCGACGCGGTGATGCTGGGTGGCACCTGGCACCGCCGCCACGGCGAGCAGCTCATCCGCGGCCCCTTCGAACAGCGATAG
- a CDS encoding metalloregulator ArsR/SmtB family transcription factor — protein sequence MDTVFRAVSDPSRRAILDLLSEGERTVNDLLAHFRFSQPALSKHLKVLREAGLVEARSAGRQRHYSLQAEGLRSVADWVAHYERFWNERLDALGAVLDEEAAP from the coding sequence ATGGACACCGTGTTTCGCGCCGTTTCCGATCCCAGCCGCCGCGCCATCCTCGACCTGTTGAGCGAGGGCGAGCGCACGGTCAACGATCTCCTCGCCCACTTCCGCTTCAGCCAGCCCGCCCTCTCCAAGCACCTCAAGGTGTTGCGTGAGGCCGGCCTGGTCGAGGCCCGCTCCGCCGGCCGCCAACGGCACTACTCGCTGCAAGCCGAAGGCCTGCGCTCGGTGGCCGACTGGGTGGCGCACTACGAACGCTTCTGGAACGAGCGCCTGGACGCCCTCGGCGCCGTGCTCGACGAGGAAGCCGCGCCATGA
- a CDS encoding SRPBCC domain-containing protein, with translation MSTGGGVCRVDRFYPHPPEAVWRALTTPELLARWLMPNDFAPVIGHRFTFRTEPGPGFDGVVHCEVLELDAPSTLAFSWRGGPLDTHVRFTLAPEGDGTRLHMEHSGFRGLKARLVQRILQIGNRTLYGKRLPALLDDTAGPTPTDQACMESEQGLWVRILRLFSSGPFGK, from the coding sequence ATGAGCACGGGAGGAGGCGTATGCCGCGTCGACCGCTTCTACCCGCACCCGCCCGAGGCCGTCTGGCGCGCACTCACTACGCCGGAGCTGCTCGCGCGCTGGCTGATGCCCAACGACTTTGCGCCGGTGATAGGCCATCGCTTCACCTTCCGCACGGAGCCCGGCCCCGGCTTCGACGGCGTCGTGCACTGCGAAGTGCTCGAGCTAGACGCCCCCAGCACCCTGGCCTTCTCCTGGCGCGGCGGCCCCCTCGACACGCACGTGCGCTTCACGCTCGCGCCCGAAGGCGACGGCACCCGCCTGCACATGGAGCACTCCGGCTTCCGCGGCCTCAAGGCGCGCCTCGTGCAACGGATTCTGCAGATCGGCAATCGCACGCTCTACGGCAAGCGACTGCCCGCCCTGCTCGACGACACCGCCGGCCCCACGCCGACCGATCAGGCCTGCATGGAGAGCGAACAAGGCCTTTGGGTTCGCATCCTGCGCCTATTCTCTAGTGGGCCGTTTGGTAAATAA
- a CDS encoding DUF3300 domain-containing protein, which yields MQIPQRLREATAVCLGALATLSPVLAQEVIVDHPPPTYGDEVDTVWVDADARVPSDRQDANDRAVRGYSFAELETLVGPYALYPDDLLAIVLPASTYPLQLVEAKRFLENVDLGAQADVPAHWDDAIVALLNYPDVIELMDQDLDATWRLGDAVVHQREDVLDAVEQFRLRAYDAGNLRSDQHQLVNVEDDIITVEPVDDEVLYVPDYEPNQVVVYQRQPTRVFRYYPRPCPIYYYPYPASYRFSSSRFWGVTSWFSIGWGASSLFVHDRYHLTHPFYGYRYASPFYRTPIVAAPVVVQPVIVNPGANRWRPGPRYGDRPRGRDRSREVRDAVPPPSRAISPTRAPTPARTVNTRRYDSDTRDGGVERFSVRGERDPDVPRLRTVPRTASATASSRSARSSTTRESKPQTVRVPREVKPQRASSTLTSSRSTAVERDARPQRSTREEARSSSRRSASSSRSASSSRSASSSRSASSSRSASASSSSRSKPKASSSSSRSAPRAKPRSSSSSSSRAQPKRSTSSQSTRHKQRQ from the coding sequence ATGCAGATACCTCAACGTTTACGCGAGGCCACGGCCGTGTGCTTGGGCGCCCTCGCGACCCTGAGCCCCGTCCTCGCCCAGGAGGTGATCGTCGATCATCCGCCGCCGACCTACGGCGACGAGGTCGATACCGTCTGGGTGGATGCCGACGCGCGCGTGCCTTCGGACCGCCAGGACGCGAACGATCGCGCCGTCCGCGGCTATTCCTTCGCCGAGCTGGAGACGCTGGTCGGCCCCTACGCCCTGTACCCCGACGATCTCCTCGCGATCGTCCTTCCCGCGTCCACCTACCCGTTACAATTGGTGGAGGCGAAGCGCTTCCTGGAAAACGTGGACCTCGGCGCACAGGCCGACGTGCCTGCGCACTGGGACGACGCCATCGTGGCGCTGCTGAACTACCCCGACGTGATCGAGCTGATGGACCAGGACCTCGACGCCACCTGGCGTTTGGGTGACGCCGTGGTGCACCAGCGCGAGGACGTGCTGGACGCCGTGGAGCAGTTCCGCCTGCGCGCCTACGACGCCGGTAACCTGCGCTCGGATCAGCACCAGCTGGTGAACGTGGAGGACGACATCATCACGGTGGAGCCGGTGGATGATGAGGTGCTCTACGTGCCCGACTACGAGCCGAACCAGGTGGTGGTGTATCAGCGCCAGCCCACGCGCGTGTTCCGCTACTACCCGCGGCCGTGCCCGATCTACTACTACCCATACCCCGCGAGCTATCGTTTCTCATCGTCACGTTTCTGGGGCGTGACCAGCTGGTTCAGTATCGGCTGGGGCGCATCGAGCCTGTTCGTGCATGATCGCTATCACCTCACCCACCCGTTCTACGGCTACCGCTACGCGTCGCCCTTCTACCGCACGCCGATCGTGGCCGCGCCGGTGGTGGTACAGCCGGTGATCGTGAATCCGGGCGCCAACCGTTGGCGGCCGGGGCCGCGCTACGGGGATCGTCCGCGCGGCCGTGACCGCAGTCGTGAGGTGCGCGATGCGGTGCCGCCGCCGTCGCGGGCGATTTCGCCGACCCGTGCACCCACGCCGGCGCGCACCGTGAATACCCGCCGCTACGACAGCGATACGCGTGATGGTGGCGTGGAGCGCTTCAGCGTGCGCGGTGAGCGTGATCCGGACGTCCCGCGCTTGCGCACGGTGCCGCGGACCGCGTCGGCCACGGCGAGCTCGCGGTCTGCGCGGTCGTCAACGACGCGTGAGTCGAAGCCGCAGACCGTGCGGGTGCCGCGTGAGGTGAAGCCGCAGCGGGCGTCGTCGACGCTGACGTCGTCGCGGTCGACGGCGGTGGAGCGTGATGCGCGGCCGCAGCGGTCGACGCGGGAGGAGGCGCGGTCGTCGTCCCGTCGTAGTGCGTCGTCGAGTCGCAGTGCGTCGTCGAGCCGTAGTGCGTCGTCGAGCCGTAGTGCGTCGTCGAGTCGCAGCGCCAGCGCGTCCTCTTCCTCACGCTCGAAGCCGAAGGCCTCGTCCTCCTCGAGCCGGTCCGCGCCGCGCGCTAAGCCGCGTTCGTCGAGCAGTAGCAGTAGTCGGGCTCAGCCCAAGCGCTCGACCAGCTCGCAGTCGACCAGGCACAAGCAACGCCAGTAG
- a CDS encoding NUDIX hydrolase: MRFTALAAPALAACLSTAAALADDDVMAGAWDAATAAPVLEKTLYLHLDYDAAGYTEAERAAAQQLIEAGHRLHTLYLEQRHPQGRAAEAAVASEGTPAYLRDLFRVMKGPIATTLSNERQPFLAVSAEAKGKNVYSQGLDRATLDSYFEANPGERDDLLHLRAVVQAATPENRQAALDTLDRYPALDTLHPGLRLTVQTAENYFPLPYSVAYAKDIFYVYQRLHAAASLIAAEDPAFARYLRLRARDLLADDYDGGDASWVTGDFKGNLNAQIGAYETYDDALYGVKSFFSLSLLQRDRAKSDELAEAIGDIQAIENALPYDAHKQVRSRIPVGVYRVVADFGQSRGTNTATILPNEGHLSRQYGRTILIRANILRNEQLFAESRKAFLAATAPAHHDDLDIDGNFYRTLWHEIGHYLGPDQTRGGGDIDAALQDAADLFEEMKSDLVSLFAAPRLAETGYHSPQRLRSIYAGGIRRVLQKNRPRRDQAYGTMQLIQWNWFLDQGLLRFEDGQLAIDYARYPQAVSSLLEEVLAIQYVGDRDAANAFVDRWTAWDEELHGVIAERMRAAEGARFRLVTYGALGETPRSSK; the protein is encoded by the coding sequence ATGCGTTTTACGGCCCTCGCCGCGCCCGCTCTCGCCGCCTGCCTGAGCACCGCCGCCGCCCTCGCCGACGACGACGTGATGGCGGGCGCCTGGGACGCCGCCACGGCGGCGCCCGTCCTCGAGAAGACGCTCTACCTGCACCTGGACTACGACGCCGCCGGCTACACGGAAGCCGAGCGCGCCGCCGCCCAGCAACTCATCGAGGCGGGCCATCGCTTGCATACCCTGTACCTGGAGCAACGTCACCCGCAGGGCCGTGCCGCGGAAGCGGCGGTGGCGAGCGAGGGGACGCCCGCCTATCTGCGCGACCTGTTCCGCGTCATGAAGGGCCCCATCGCCACTACCTTAAGCAACGAGCGCCAGCCCTTCCTGGCCGTGTCCGCGGAGGCCAAGGGCAAGAACGTCTACAGCCAAGGCCTCGATCGCGCCACGCTCGACAGCTACTTCGAGGCCAACCCGGGCGAACGGGACGACCTACTCCACCTGCGCGCCGTGGTGCAGGCCGCCACCCCGGAGAACCGGCAGGCAGCCCTCGATACCCTCGACCGCTACCCGGCGCTCGACACGCTCCACCCCGGCCTGCGCCTCACCGTGCAGACCGCCGAGAACTACTTCCCCCTGCCCTACTCGGTGGCCTACGCAAAGGACATCTTCTACGTCTACCAACGCCTGCACGCCGCCGCGTCCCTGATCGCCGCGGAGGACCCGGCCTTCGCCCGCTACCTGCGCCTTCGCGCCCGCGATCTGCTCGCCGACGACTACGACGGCGGCGACGCCTCGTGGGTGACGGGCGACTTCAAGGGCAACCTCAACGCCCAGATCGGCGCCTACGAGACCTACGACGACGCCCTCTACGGCGTGAAGAGCTTCTTCTCCCTCTCCCTCCTGCAGCGCGATCGCGCCAAGAGCGACGAGCTAGCAGAAGCGATCGGTGACATCCAGGCGATCGAGAACGCCCTGCCCTACGACGCCCACAAGCAGGTGCGATCCAGAATCCCCGTCGGCGTCTACCGCGTGGTCGCCGACTTCGGCCAGTCCCGCGGCACCAACACGGCCACGATCCTGCCCAACGAAGGCCACCTCTCGCGCCAATACGGGCGCACGATCCTGATCCGCGCCAACATCCTGCGCAATGAGCAGCTCTTCGCCGAATCGCGCAAGGCCTTCCTCGCCGCCACCGCGCCGGCCCACCACGACGACCTCGACATCGACGGCAACTTCTACCGCACCCTCTGGCACGAGATCGGCCACTACCTAGGGCCCGACCAGACCCGCGGCGGCGGCGATATCGACGCCGCTCTGCAGGATGCGGCCGACCTCTTCGAGGAGATGAAGTCCGACCTAGTGTCCCTCTTCGCCGCCCCTCGCCTCGCCGAGACCGGCTACCACTCCCCGCAACGCCTGCGCTCGATCTACGCCGGCGGCATCCGCCGCGTGCTGCAGAAGAACCGGCCACGGCGGGATCAGGCCTACGGCACGATGCAGCTCATCCAATGGAACTGGTTCCTCGATCAGGGCCTGCTGCGCTTCGAGGACGGACAGCTCGCCATCGACTACGCGCGCTACCCGCAAGCCGTCTCGTCGCTGCTCGAAGAGGTGCTCGCCATCCAGTACGTGGGCGATCGCGACGCGGCCAACGCCTTCGTCGACCGCTGGACCGCCTGGGACGAGGAACTCCACGGCGTGATCGCCGAGCGTATGCGCGCCGCCGAGGGCGCCCGCTTCCGCCTGGTCACCTACGGCGCCCTCGGTGAGACACCGCGATCGTCGAAGTAA
- a CDS encoding efflux RND transporter periplasmic adaptor subunit has product MRAIGAAVVGVMWVTGASAQPGSGAATPVIAADVERAPTAAEVPLTGTVLARRVSQISAELAGYVASLAVDVGDEVAAGDAIAQLDATIALTNLQAAQATVAQSETALADAERRRDEARELLAKSNVAESQYESLVAEVDQAGAVLARNQAALALREALLSRHRIAAPFAGVVATRSTEAGEWLQPGATVVELQELDVVRVRVDVPQALYPRVAVGTNAEVTFDAYPNEPWRAAVSIRVPVASASSRAFPVLLELDNRDRRLTPGMSARVSLQVTGERRGETLAVPRDAVARGPDGVTRVWVIRGGNNGNRTVEPVAVRLGRSFDALVEIVGGDPLQAGEQVVIRGNETLRAGQSVRLVNTPSGSS; this is encoded by the coding sequence TTGCGTGCGATCGGCGCAGCGGTGGTGGGCGTGATGTGGGTGACCGGTGCGTCGGCACAGCCGGGGAGCGGCGCAGCGACACCCGTCATCGCGGCCGACGTGGAGCGCGCACCGACCGCCGCTGAGGTGCCCCTCACGGGCACGGTGCTGGCCCGTCGCGTCTCGCAGATCTCCGCCGAGCTGGCCGGCTACGTCGCCTCCCTCGCCGTCGACGTCGGCGACGAAGTGGCCGCCGGCGATGCGATCGCCCAGCTCGACGCCACGATTGCCCTGACCAATCTGCAGGCCGCCCAAGCCACGGTCGCCCAGTCTGAAACGGCCCTTGCCGATGCCGAACGGCGCCGCGATGAAGCGCGCGAGTTGCTGGCTAAGAGCAACGTGGCCGAGAGCCAGTACGAGTCCCTCGTCGCCGAGGTGGACCAGGCCGGCGCCGTCCTCGCCCGCAACCAGGCGGCCCTCGCCCTGCGCGAAGCGCTGCTCTCGCGCCATCGCATCGCGGCGCCCTTTGCCGGCGTGGTCGCCACGCGCAGCACGGAGGCCGGCGAGTGGCTGCAGCCGGGCGCGACGGTGGTGGAGCTGCAGGAGTTGGACGTGGTGCGGGTCCGCGTGGACGTACCGCAGGCCCTGTACCCGCGCGTGGCCGTCGGCACCAACGCCGAAGTCACCTTCGACGCCTACCCGAACGAGCCCTGGCGTGCCGCCGTGAGCATTCGCGTGCCGGTGGCGAGCGCGTCCAGCCGCGCCTTCCCGGTGCTGCTCGAACTCGACAACCGGGACCGTCGCCTCACGCCGGGCATGTCCGCCCGCGTGTCCCTGCAGGTCACCGGTGAGCGCCGCGGCGAAACCCTCGCCGTGCCCCGCGACGCCGTCGCCCGCGGGCCGGACGGCGTGACGCGCGTGTGGGTCATCCGCGGGGGCAACAACGGCAATCGCACGGTGGAGCCGGTGGCCGTGCGCTTAGGGCGCAGCTTCGACGCGCTGGTGGAGATCGTCGGCGGGGATCCCCTGCAGGCCGGCGAGCAGGTGGTGATCCGCGGCAACGAGACCCTGCGCGCGGGGCAGTCCGTGCGCCTCGTCAACACGCCGTCGGGCAGCAGCTAG
- a CDS encoding efflux RND transporter permease subunit — protein sequence MFQFLLRNPILVAVGTLLACLFGVLALVRVPIQLIPDLDVRVISIVTGWPGATPQDVEREILIEQEDYLRGITGIERMISRASMGRAEIELELARGTDLNEALIQVNNSLSQVPSYPENVDEPRIVADAYSNSPFIFVGITTLPGNPFGLDLYSMRDYLDDNVRPRLERVAGVAEAELRGGAERQIHIRVDPARLAERGISLAALRTAIRNRNRDTSGGDLDAGKARYLIRTIGRFETLNDIEDMIVAQRNGAPVYLRDVATVSLDQSELRYVNRVDTLPVLSMAVRRIPGANVVGVRNAVRDQLERLNEGYLGSIGLQARIVTEDARYVEDAVVNVRSNLALGGVLATLVLFVFLRSIGATLVGAIGIPVCTLAAFIGLLLTGRTVNVISLAGVAFAIGMTLDNSIVVLENIARHLSRGQDRLQAVLEGVSEVWRAVLASTLTTVFVFLPVLFIREEAGQLYSDIAVAISSSILMSMLVAIAVVPSAAKALSFRPTQAPDDAGEGRTKGLTAMVLANARWVADRPMRQLTLVIALLATTGAVLAFLTPQAEYLPEGEEKKAFARLFPPPGTNLEEIRAVMDEIGDELKPHLGRDPGEFDRGEMDYPAMDYMFQFARQTGVTFVIETTRRQDMGALIEKLTARFEQVPGMNGFVSRGSIFAGNEGGTRSINVDITGPDLAGLYDAALALFNGAKNEFRQPQVRAEPSGLTLGQPVLEVHPDWTRAAELGFSAPELGYAVWALTDGAFVDEFFLDDDKIDMYLYGTQGTVRQPQDLADILVFAPVGAVVPLNAIAQVRETRSTDVIRRVDGFRTVTVSIVPPREVPLEGAVARVEEKLIPALRAEGLIASNVDMRLSGASDRLAATQRALASNFAISALIAYLLLVAILRHWGFPLVIMLVVPIGISGGIVGLWLLNQFGAALPLVGLEGFAQPFDMITMLGFLILMGTVVNNPILIVEKTMSGVQSGLAPRQAILEATHSRLRAVMMSTITTVIGISPLVFIPGAGSELYRGVGAVVLFGLLSSAVITLFFLPAVLGLVYGVAGRLRPAAAGAAVPSPGSGAAWSPADPPAKH from the coding sequence GTGTTCCAGTTTCTCCTGCGCAACCCCATCCTGGTGGCGGTCGGCACACTCCTCGCCTGCCTGTTCGGTGTGCTCGCCCTGGTGCGGGTGCCGATCCAGCTGATCCCCGACCTCGACGTGCGCGTCATCTCCATCGTCACCGGCTGGCCCGGCGCGACGCCCCAGGACGTGGAGCGCGAGATCCTCATCGAGCAGGAGGACTACCTGCGCGGCATCACGGGCATCGAGCGCATGATCTCCCGCGCCTCCATGGGCCGCGCCGAGATCGAACTCGAACTCGCCCGCGGCACGGACCTCAACGAGGCCCTGATCCAGGTCAACAACAGCCTCTCCCAGGTGCCGTCTTACCCCGAGAACGTGGACGAGCCGCGCATCGTCGCCGACGCCTACTCCAACAGCCCCTTCATCTTCGTCGGCATCACCACCCTGCCGGGCAACCCCTTCGGCCTCGACCTCTACTCCATGCGCGACTACCTCGACGACAACGTGCGCCCGCGCCTGGAGCGCGTGGCCGGCGTCGCCGAGGCCGAGCTGCGCGGCGGCGCCGAGCGCCAGATCCACATCCGCGTCGATCCCGCCCGCCTGGCCGAGCGCGGCATCAGCCTCGCCGCCCTGCGCACGGCAATCCGCAACCGCAACCGCGACACCTCCGGCGGCGACCTCGACGCCGGCAAGGCACGCTACCTGATCCGCACGATAGGTCGCTTCGAGACCCTGAACGACATCGAGGACATGATCGTCGCCCAGCGCAACGGCGCCCCGGTCTACCTGCGCGACGTGGCCACCGTCTCCCTCGACCAGTCCGAGCTGCGCTACGTCAACCGCGTCGACACCCTGCCCGTGCTCAGCATGGCCGTGCGCCGCATCCCCGGCGCCAACGTGGTGGGCGTGCGCAACGCCGTGCGCGACCAGCTCGAGCGCCTCAACGAGGGCTACCTCGGCAGCATCGGCCTGCAGGCGCGCATCGTCACCGAGGATGCGCGCTACGTGGAGGACGCGGTGGTGAACGTGCGCAGCAACCTCGCCCTCGGCGGCGTGCTGGCGACGCTCGTGTTGTTCGTCTTCCTGCGCTCGATCGGCGCGACGCTGGTCGGCGCCATCGGCATCCCCGTGTGTACCCTGGCCGCCTTCATCGGTCTGCTGCTCACAGGCCGCACGGTGAACGTGATCTCTCTGGCCGGCGTGGCCTTCGCCATCGGCATGACCCTCGACAACTCCATCGTGGTGCTGGAGAACATCGCCCGCCACCTGTCGCGGGGGCAGGATCGCCTGCAGGCCGTGCTGGAGGGGGTGAGCGAGGTGTGGCGCGCCGTCCTCGCCTCCACCCTCACCACGGTGTTCGTGTTCCTGCCGGTGCTGTTCATCCGCGAGGAGGCGGGGCAGCTCTACTCGGACATTGCCGTCGCCATCTCCAGCTCCATCCTCATGTCGATGCTGGTGGCCATCGCCGTCGTGCCGTCCGCCGCCAAGGCGCTCAGCTTCCGCCCGACGCAAGCGCCCGACGATGCGGGCGAAGGGCGCACGAAGGGGCTCACGGCCATGGTGTTGGCCAACGCGCGCTGGGTCGCCGACCGCCCCATGCGTCAGCTAACGCTGGTGATCGCCCTGCTTGCCACCACCGGCGCGGTGCTCGCCTTCCTCACGCCCCAGGCCGAGTACCTGCCCGAGGGCGAGGAGAAGAAGGCCTTCGCGCGCCTCTTCCCGCCGCCCGGCACCAACCTCGAAGAGATCCGCGCGGTGATGGACGAGATCGGCGATGAGCTCAAACCGCACCTGGGCCGCGACCCCGGCGAGTTCGATCGCGGCGAGATGGACTACCCGGCGATGGACTACATGTTCCAGTTCGCCCGCCAGACCGGCGTCACCTTCGTCATCGAAACCACCCGCCGCCAGGACATGGGCGCCCTGATCGAGAAGCTCACGGCGCGCTTCGAGCAGGTGCCGGGCATGAACGGCTTCGTCAGCCGCGGCTCGATCTTCGCCGGCAACGAGGGCGGCACGCGCAGCATCAACGTCGACATCACGGGCCCCGATCTCGCCGGCCTCTACGACGCGGCCCTCGCCTTGTTCAACGGCGCCAAGAATGAGTTCCGCCAGCCACAGGTGCGCGCCGAACCCTCAGGGCTCACGCTGGGCCAACCGGTGCTGGAAGTGCACCCGGACTGGACCCGCGCCGCGGAGCTCGGCTTCAGCGCGCCCGAACTCGGCTACGCCGTGTGGGCGCTCACGGACGGCGCCTTCGTCGACGAGTTCTTCCTCGACGACGACAAGATCGACATGTACCTCTACGGCACCCAGGGCACGGTGCGCCAACCCCAGGACCTCGCCGACATCCTCGTGTTCGCCCCCGTGGGCGCCGTGGTGCCCTTGAACGCCATCGCCCAGGTGCGCGAGACGCGCAGCACCGACGTGATCCGCCGCGTGGACGGCTTCCGCACGGTCACGGTGTCGATCGTGCCGCCGCGGGAGGTGCCGCTGGAGGGTGCCGTCGCGCGCGTAGAGGAAAAGCTGATCCCCGCCTTGCGGGCCGAAGGGCTCATCGCCAGCAACGTGGACATGCGCCTCTCCGGCGCCAGCGATCGCCTCGCCGCCACCCAGCGTGCCCTCGCCAGCAACTTCGCCATCTCCGCCCTGATCGCCTACCTGCTGCTGGTGGCTATCCTGCGCCACTGGGGCTTCCCCCTGGTGATCATGCTGGTGGTGCCGATCGGCATCTCCGGCGGCATCGTCGGGCTCTGGCTATTGAATCAATTCGGTGCCGCGCTGCCGCTCGTGGGGCTGGAGGGCTTCGCTCAGCCCTTCGACATGATCACCATGCTCGGCTTCCTGATCCTCATGGGCACGGTGGTCAACAACCCCATCCTCATCGTGGAGAAGACCATGAGCGGGGTGCAATCGGGGCTCGCGCCACGCCAAGCGATCCTCGAGGCCACGCACTCGCGCCTGCGCGCCGTGATGATGTCGACGATCACCACCGTGATCGGCATCTCACCGCTGGTGTTCATCCCCGGCGCCGGTTCGGAGCTCTACCGCGGCGTGGGCGCCGTGGTGCTCTTCGGCCTGCTGTCCTCGGCCGTGATCACGCTGTTCTTCCTGCCCGCGGTGCTCGGGCTCGTGTACGGCGTCGCGGGTCGCTTGCGCCCCGCCGCGGCGGGGGCGGCGGTGCCTAGCCCAGGTAGCGGCGCCGCCTGGTCGCCGGCAGATCCGCCAGCGAAACACTGA